From the genome of Populus trichocarpa isolate Nisqually-1 chromosome 15, P.trichocarpa_v4.1, whole genome shotgun sequence, one region includes:
- the LOC7453887 gene encoding reticulon-like protein B9, whose protein sequence is MPIIYSSDSENETTPRTKLFGRQRPIRSVLGGGQVADVLLWENKKVSAALSVGMTVLWLLFEVAEYNLVTLFSHISIATMLIVFIWFTTADFFNWSHPELPTSILDKSTFQEFASTLHGRSNQALSKFMDIARGKEPALFFMAIFFLYILSVIGNYFTFLNFLYLCFVCLQTLPFLYNKYEDEVDRYAGKLIRRAKKMFKRFDSSVLNKIPRGPAKEKKTR, encoded by the exons ATGCCGATTATTTATTCATCGGATTCGGAAAATGAAACAACGCCGCGGACAAAGCTTTTTGGGAGGCAAAGACCGATACGTTCTGTTCTAGGAGGAGGACAAG TTGCTGATGTATTATTATGGGAAAACAAAAAAGTATCAGCGGCACTTTCTGTTGGAATGACTGTATTGTGGCTTCTTTTCGAGGTTGCGGAGTACAATCTTGTGACTCTCTTCAGTCACATCTCCATCGCTACAATGCTCATTGTATTCATATGGTTTACCACCGCAGATTTCTTCAATTG GAGTCATCCCGAACTCCCAACAAGTATTTTAGACAAATCTACATTCCAGGAATTCGCTTCAACCCTCCATGGAAGATCCAATCAGGCCTTGTCAAAGTTCATGGACATCGCACGTGGAAAAGAACCAGCACTCTTCTTCATG GCAATATTCTTTCTCTATATATTATCTGTGATTGGAAACTATTTCACCTTCTTGAATTTCCTGTATCTAT GTTTTGTTTGCTTGCAAACTCTGCCATTTCTCTATAATAAATATGAGGATGAGGTTGACAGGTATGCTGGGAAATTGATTCGACGAGCTAAGAAAATGTTTAAGAGGTTTGATTCCAGTGTTCTTAACAAGATACCAAGAGGGCCTgcgaaagagaagaaaaccaGATGA